The following coding sequences are from one Prosthecobacter vanneervenii window:
- a CDS encoding acyltransferase family protein, with protein sequence MSASPAPAQKVRLVSIDALRGFDMLMIAGAGQVIHQLQGKTGLAWVDAVAGQFTHPAWFGFTFYDCFFPLFLFLAGVSIPFSLAKAVAQGTPKAELYKKAFVRLLILAALGFLDKNAPIPFFEPHHMRLGSVLGRIGLAGFVSVVLYLNLDSMKRLCVAGGILLAYYAALFLVPVPGYGAGNLSFEGNLVGWFDRSFLPGRLLQGTYDELGLLTQFPAMCLTMFGVFAGEILKGGTSTPSAKFRQLLLAGAVCLALGLLWSLHFPIAKRMWTSSFILVTTGISFTLLAVFYGIIDLLNFKRWAFPLVVVGMNSLTIYMVYHFVDFGHTSKLLFSGLYQPLDPKWHNVLESTGGLLLVWLFLYALYRRQIFFKA encoded by the coding sequence ATGTCCGCCTCACCTGCTCCTGCGCAAAAAGTCCGCCTCGTATCCATCGATGCCCTGCGCGGCTTTGACATGCTCATGATTGCCGGGGCGGGACAGGTGATCCATCAGCTGCAAGGGAAAACAGGACTGGCATGGGTGGATGCGGTGGCAGGACAGTTCACGCATCCGGCGTGGTTCGGCTTCACCTTTTACGACTGCTTTTTCCCGCTCTTCCTCTTCCTCGCAGGAGTGTCCATTCCATTTTCGCTGGCCAAGGCCGTGGCGCAGGGCACGCCGAAAGCCGAGCTGTACAAAAAGGCCTTTGTGCGCCTGCTCATCCTCGCAGCGCTGGGATTTCTGGACAAAAACGCGCCGATTCCTTTCTTTGAGCCGCACCACATGCGACTGGGCAGTGTGCTGGGGCGCATAGGTCTGGCAGGCTTTGTCAGCGTGGTGCTGTATTTGAATCTGGACTCCATGAAGCGGCTGTGCGTGGCCGGCGGCATCCTGCTGGCCTACTATGCGGCGCTGTTCCTCGTGCCGGTGCCCGGCTACGGCGCGGGCAATCTCTCGTTTGAAGGCAACCTCGTCGGCTGGTTTGACCGCAGCTTCCTTCCCGGGCGTCTGCTGCAAGGAACGTATGACGAGCTGGGCCTGCTCACGCAGTTTCCGGCCATGTGCCTGACGATGTTTGGCGTCTTTGCCGGGGAGATTCTCAAAGGCGGCACCAGCACGCCATCGGCAAAGTTCCGCCAGCTGCTGCTTGCGGGGGCGGTGTGCCTCGCGCTAGGCCTGCTGTGGAGCCTGCATTTCCCCATCGCCAAGCGGATGTGGACGAGCTCCTTCATTCTGGTGACGACCGGCATCTCTTTCACGCTGCTGGCGGTGTTTTACGGCATCATCGACCTCCTGAACTTCAAGCGCTGGGCCTTTCCGCTGGTGGTCGTGGGAATGAACAGCCTCACCATCTACATGGTGTACCACTTCGTGGATTTTGGCCACACTTCCAAGCTGCTCTTCAGCGGACTCTACCAGCCGTTGGATCCCAAATGGCACAACGTGCTGGAAAGCACCGGCGGCCTGCTGCTGGTGTGGCTCTTTCTTTACGCTCTCTACCGCAGGCAGATCTTCTTCAAGGCGTGA
- a CDS encoding PhoPQ-activated protein PqaA family protein, with the protein MRFSVFTAALCLATSLKAEKVGPWDLGALKSNVPAMKWVRQDQPIHSLTYAGEKYQGKDTEVFAFYASPATLGEAKSGSKFPGVVLIHGGGGTAFADWVHLWAKRGYAAIAMDLNGSRPPEVEFDPKTGMAIGNGHRGERKRLPNGGPAHGHPEKFDCILTPDTSDDWPFHAAASVMRAHSLLRSFPEVDAEHTAVTGISWGGYTTCLVASLDDRFKAAVPVYGCGFLHEGESVQKPSIDKLDPEHRALWVKEYDPGSLLPRCRVPILFVNGTNDVHYVLDSYMKSYNAVPGEKHIRIQVKMPHGHPPGWAPKEIGLFIDSKCRGGDPLPNPSAPVVTGDKVTVSCESKIPLKKAELNYTTDTGLRSKREWKSIPATIQGSTITAPKPPAEANTWFIGVTDERDAMVSTVVELAK; encoded by the coding sequence ATGAGGTTTTCTGTTTTCACCGCCGCTCTCTGTCTTGCCACCTCCCTGAAGGCCGAAAAAGTCGGCCCCTGGGACCTGGGTGCACTCAAAAGCAACGTGCCCGCCATGAAGTGGGTGCGGCAGGATCAGCCGATCCATTCGCTGACCTATGCTGGGGAGAAATATCAGGGCAAGGACACGGAGGTTTTCGCCTTCTATGCCTCTCCCGCCACGCTGGGAGAGGCAAAGTCCGGCTCCAAATTCCCCGGCGTGGTGCTCATCCACGGTGGGGGAGGCACGGCCTTTGCCGACTGGGTGCACCTCTGGGCCAAGCGTGGCTACGCGGCCATTGCCATGGATCTGAACGGCTCGCGCCCGCCTGAGGTGGAGTTTGATCCCAAGACTGGCATGGCGATCGGCAACGGGCATCGTGGTGAACGCAAGCGTCTGCCCAATGGCGGACCTGCGCACGGTCATCCGGAGAAATTTGACTGCATTCTGACTCCGGACACGAGCGATGACTGGCCCTTTCACGCTGCTGCCAGCGTGATGAGAGCGCACTCGCTGCTGCGCAGTTTTCCTGAAGTGGACGCAGAGCACACGGCCGTCACGGGCATCAGCTGGGGCGGCTACACCACCTGTCTCGTGGCCTCGCTGGATGACCGATTCAAAGCCGCTGTGCCGGTGTATGGCTGCGGCTTTCTGCATGAGGGCGAATCTGTGCAGAAACCCAGCATCGACAAGCTGGACCCTGAGCACCGCGCGTTATGGGTGAAGGAGTATGACCCCGGCAGCCTGCTGCCGCGCTGCCGTGTGCCCATCCTCTTTGTGAACGGCACCAACGACGTGCACTACGTGCTGGACAGCTACATGAAGAGCTACAATGCCGTGCCCGGAGAGAAGCATATCCGCATCCAGGTGAAGATGCCGCATGGACACCCGCCAGGATGGGCACCGAAGGAGATCGGGCTCTTCATCGACTCGAAATGTCGTGGCGGAGACCCTTTGCCAAATCCGAGTGCACCTGTGGTTACAGGCGACAAGGTCACGGTGAGCTGTGAGAGCAAGATCCCGCTGAAAAAGGCTGAGCTGAACTACACCACGGATACGGGCCTGCGCTCGAAACGCGAATGGAAATCCATTCCGGCTACGATCCAGGGCAGCACCATCACCGCGCCCAAACCGCCTGCTGAAGCGAACACGTGGTTCATTGGCGTGACTGATGAGCGGGATGCAATGGTGAGCACCGTGGTGGAATTGGCGAAATAA
- a CDS encoding alkaline phosphatase D family protein, with protein sequence MKRKISRRTGLKLMTAGTLMGLASRDDASAAAARRLKNDVWTWTHDRVFLGGQFWANPMEDWRVSEGGAECLSMGGGRSVHSLTHQVTENGDFTMEVILTRLEASKTDGGAGFRIGIRSEINEYRSNCFVQKGINAGWQGDQLVLGPKTGLVKDGGVLKQVKLTLKGVPEGDKCVLTLTAYGVDSRAELGAVSHTFEADAILGNVSIANNFAAGAVAGAKKNANKAKAGAAGAGRYRFQNWDLYGAAFTVTPQHCFGPLLWSMYSLSDSRTNEGFVLKLSALTAPLGAKDNQLVELMVKKGREWESLGTAKLDPDAWVATFRIPKWDAKQATPYKVVYREQHKDGGGETLYEWTGNIKANPEGRPLRMAALTCQNDYGFPYAPVAENLLKLDPDLVFFSGDQIYENHGGFGIIREPSERAILNYLRKFYQHGWAFREVMRNAPTLCLPDDHDVFQGNIWGEGGKKMDVGDSGASSKGGYIESARMVNAVHKTNVAHHPDAYDPKPVQQDISVYYGDMVYGGVGFAIIADRQWKSGPEHVQTGAGRADHVPDPNFDTSTLDKPGLVLLGERQEEFLKKWAQDWRGHTLKAVLSQTVFANVATHHGAPDGYLKADLDSGSWPQTPRNRAVEIMRPSMALHINGDQHLTTLTQYGVDKQRDSNWSFCTPAISAGYPRWWRPDELKMPHQNRPKHGLPDTGEFIDGFGNKAYVYAVGNPAVGQAANRYEKAHEKGSGFGFITFDTEKKTYFIESFRFLIDVKDGKTTNQFPGWPMTIQQQENRGENVIG encoded by the coding sequence ATGAAACGAAAGATTTCCCGACGCACCGGACTCAAGCTGATGACGGCAGGCACGCTCATGGGGCTCGCTAGCCGTGATGACGCATCTGCCGCTGCTGCAAGACGCCTCAAAAACGATGTCTGGACCTGGACACACGACCGCGTGTTTCTCGGCGGGCAGTTCTGGGCGAATCCCATGGAAGACTGGCGCGTAAGCGAAGGCGGCGCGGAGTGCCTCAGCATGGGTGGCGGACGCAGCGTGCATTCGCTGACGCATCAGGTGACGGAGAATGGCGACTTCACCATGGAAGTGATCCTGACGCGACTGGAAGCCAGCAAGACCGACGGTGGCGCGGGTTTCCGCATCGGCATTCGCAGCGAGATCAACGAATACCGGAGCAACTGCTTCGTGCAGAAGGGCATCAACGCCGGATGGCAGGGCGACCAGCTCGTTCTAGGCCCGAAGACCGGGCTGGTCAAAGACGGCGGCGTTTTGAAGCAGGTGAAGCTGACGCTCAAGGGCGTGCCTGAAGGTGACAAGTGTGTGCTGACACTCACGGCGTATGGCGTGGACTCCCGTGCTGAACTAGGCGCTGTCTCGCACACATTCGAAGCGGACGCAATTCTCGGCAATGTGTCGATCGCCAACAACTTCGCCGCAGGTGCAGTGGCAGGCGCGAAAAAGAACGCAAACAAGGCCAAGGCTGGAGCAGCAGGCGCAGGGCGCTACCGGTTTCAAAACTGGGATCTGTATGGTGCGGCTTTCACCGTGACGCCGCAGCATTGCTTCGGCCCCTTGCTGTGGTCGATGTACTCCCTGAGCGATTCACGCACGAACGAGGGCTTTGTCCTGAAGCTCAGCGCGCTAACAGCTCCATTGGGGGCCAAGGATAATCAGCTCGTCGAGCTGATGGTGAAAAAGGGCCGTGAATGGGAATCACTTGGCACGGCAAAGCTGGACCCGGATGCCTGGGTGGCGACGTTTCGCATTCCCAAGTGGGATGCAAAACAGGCCACACCGTACAAGGTAGTTTACCGTGAGCAGCACAAGGATGGCGGCGGAGAAACGCTGTATGAGTGGACCGGCAACATCAAGGCCAATCCCGAAGGCCGCCCACTGCGCATGGCGGCGCTGACTTGTCAAAACGACTACGGCTTTCCCTACGCACCCGTGGCGGAGAACCTGCTCAAGCTGGATCCCGATCTCGTTTTTTTCTCCGGGGATCAGATCTATGAGAACCACGGCGGCTTTGGCATCATCCGAGAGCCATCAGAGCGCGCCATCCTGAACTACCTGCGCAAATTCTACCAGCACGGCTGGGCCTTTCGCGAGGTGATGCGAAATGCGCCGACGCTCTGCCTGCCAGATGACCACGATGTTTTTCAGGGGAACATCTGGGGCGAAGGTGGCAAGAAGATGGATGTGGGTGATTCAGGTGCATCCTCAAAGGGCGGCTACATCGAGTCGGCACGAATGGTCAATGCGGTGCACAAGACGAATGTGGCCCACCACCCGGATGCCTATGATCCCAAACCCGTGCAGCAGGACATCAGCGTGTATTACGGAGACATGGTCTATGGTGGTGTGGGCTTTGCCATCATCGCCGACCGCCAGTGGAAGAGCGGCCCCGAGCATGTGCAGACGGGCGCCGGCCGCGCTGACCATGTGCCGGATCCCAACTTTGACACTTCCACGCTCGACAAGCCCGGGCTCGTCCTGCTCGGAGAGCGGCAGGAGGAGTTTCTCAAAAAGTGGGCGCAGGACTGGCGCGGCCACACGCTAAAGGCCGTGCTGAGCCAGACGGTGTTTGCCAATGTAGCGACGCATCACGGCGCCCCGGATGGGTATCTCAAAGCCGATCTCGACTCCGGCAGCTGGCCACAGACGCCGCGTAATCGCGCTGTGGAAATCATGCGCCCTTCCATGGCCCTGCACATCAATGGCGACCAGCATCTCACCACGCTCACACAATACGGCGTGGACAAACAGCGCGACAGCAACTGGTCTTTCTGCACCCCCGCGATCTCTGCTGGCTACCCCCGCTGGTGGCGTCCGGACGAGCTCAAGATGCCGCATCAAAATCGTCCCAAGCACGGTCTGCCGGACACTGGTGAGTTTATCGACGGTTTTGGCAACAAGGCCTATGTCTATGCCGTGGGAAATCCAGCGGTGGGGCAGGCCGCCAATCGCTACGAGAAGGCGCACGAAAAAGGCAGCGGCTTTGGCTTCATCACCTTCGACACAGAGAAGAAGACCTACTTCATTGAATCCTTCCGCTTTCTCATTGATGTGAAAGACGGCAAAACCACAAACCAATTCCCGGGCTGGCCCATGACCATTCAGCAACAGGAGAATCGTGGGGAGAATGTGATCGGGTGA